The sequence CACGGCGGAAGGCCGCGCTCTGCTGTTCGCGGAGGCGCAGGGCGGCGGTAGGTTGTTCTCGAAGCCGGAGCAGGTGGGCGACATGTTGGACCTCTTCGGCATCCTGCGGGCTCAGGCACTCAATCCCTGGAAGTCCGTAGAGGTCATCGAGACGAAGGTGAGGCAACTGTGAGCGACGTAGCCGGGCTGGCCTGGTTCAAGTCCAGTTACAGCAACAACGAGGGCGAAGCCTGCATCGAAGTGGCCTACAACTGGCACAAGTCCAGCTACAGCGGTAACACGGGCGGCGCCTGCGTAGAGGTGGCCACCTGCCCCCACACCGTCCACGTCCGCGATTCCAAGGTCACCGACGGCCCGACCTTCGCCGTCGCCCCGACCGCCTGGACCGCGTTCCTGGACCACGCGACCGCGAACTGACCACCGAGTCCGGGGGCGGCCGTTCCCCGCAAGGAGGCTCTGGAGAACGGCTACGCCGCTCTCCAGACAGCCTGCGACGCGCGGGACCGTGCGGATCGCCGGAGCTTTCGTTCACACCACTGCGGCAGCGGCGATGAGTTCTCGCAGCCTTCCGCCGCTTCTTCCACCGGCGAAGGGCTCGGCTTCGTCATGGAGTTCCACGAGGCGGTCGGCGACGCGGCGGGATTCGATGATGCCGAAGAGGTCGAGTGCGCGCTCGGTTTCCAGCAGAGCGCCGTCGAGTTCTTCGGCCGCGACGTAGCTGCGGGCCAGGCCGAGGTGGTCGAAGGCTTTGCTGCGTACGCGGTGCTCGGGCCGGTTGTCGAGTGCGTGACTGATCAGCGCAACGGACTTCTCGGCGCGCCTTGCGCGATGTGAGCCGGTGCTGTGCTTGGCGGCGATCTGGTGCGCTACTCCGATGGTGGCGGACAGTTCCGCGGAGTCGAAGAACGTCATGTGTGCGGGTTCGGCGCCGGACGCGACGCGGGTGAACGCCTCTTGGGCGTGGTCGGCTGCCCGCTCGCTCTCGTCGAGGTTACCCAGGATGGCGTGGAAGCGGGCTTCGAGGGAGGCGAGCATCGAGACGGTGGCGGGGGACAGGCGGCGGCGGGCGCCGAACTGGGCGAGCGCGATCAGATCGAGCGAGTCCTCGTAGCGTTCCAGGTGGGACATCTGCCGGGCCATACATTGCAGGATGTGAGCGCCCAGGGCCTTGTCTCCGCCTTCGGAGGCGGCGTGCAGGGCGGTGACGAACAGCCTTTGTGCGGAGGCGTGACGGCCTGCGTCAAAGGTCATCCATCCGGCCACCGACCCGAGGTCGGCGACGGCGGAGAAGAGGGCCTGGCCGGTCGCCGTGGTGTAGGAGCACGAGTTCAGCATGGCGACGGCGTCATCGAGCTGTCCGAGGACGGCTTTGCGGGAGAGGGCTCCGCCGTGGCGGTTGTCCAGTTCCCGGAAGGTTGCGGTGGCAGCCCGGATGCCTTTGACCTGAGCGGTTCCGATGCGCCCTGAGCGTGTGGCCACCGCTTCGGGTCCGTCGCCGGTGGGGGCGGCCGAGGCCCAGTGCTGGAGGGGTGCGAGCAGATCGTCCCCGGCGTGCACGCCTTGCGCGTCGGCGCCGGTGCGGGTGGTCGGCAGCATGAATTCGCTCCGGGCGATGTCTGTCAGGGCGTCGATGGTGCTGGGTGCCTCCCACGGGAAATCCGGATGGCGGCGGGCGCCTTCGACGTCTCCGGGGCCGGGGAAGCCGAGGTCTGCGCAGGTGAGGTGCAGGCCGAGGCGGGTGTTGATGACGTCCGTGATGAGCTGCGGTACGGGCGGGCGGGGTGTCTCGCCCTTGAGCCAGCGGCGTACGCGGCTCTCGTCTGTGCCGATGCCCCGGTGTCCGAGTTCGGCGGCGCGGTCGGTGACGGCGCGGGCCAGTCCTACGCGGGACATGCCGGTGCGGGTGAGCCAGTGAGCCAGTAACGCGTTGGGCCGCCGGTCGGTCGGGGGCCTTCCCATGGACGCCTCCGGGTGCTGAATCCGACCAGCGTAGAAGCCGGGCGTGCGGCACGGAACAGGGCCGAGTAATTCGCCGGAATTCGCCGAGCGACCCGCCGTCGCGCGCCGGGACCTTCGCCGTTCTTCGCCAAGGTTCGCCGAGTCCCGGTCATCGGTGATCAGTGGTGATCTGTTCATGGCCGCAGCGAACAAGCGCCGTGGCAGCACCATCCGGATCATCCACATCACGGAGGTAGCCATGAACACCATCGAGACCCAGCCCGCCGAGATCACCATCGAGCTCCCCGAGTCCTTCTCCGCCGAGGCGGCGACCCTGGGCCGGCAGCCGAACAACGACGGCGACAACAGCGGCGCCATGTTCTTCGAGTGAGCGACACCGCACGGTGAACTCCGGAGGGGCCGGCGGGTTCGCCGGCCCCTTTGGCCCGTTGAAGGAAGGGGAACAGGGATGGACGGGGAGTGGATCACCGGTGGTGCTTCGACTCGGGCATGGTGCGCTGGCACGCCTGTCGTCGGTCTGCCGGACATGCGAGTGGGCCCGGACTGCCAGGTGCGTGTCCTGGCCTCAGAACAAGTACGGATCGCGCTGGTAGGCGACTTCCTACTGACCACGGCCGAGGAATCCGGGCTGCTCGCGGCCGTGGCCGAACGGCGCTGGTCCGACCTGATGGCACTGCCGGGGTCGTACTGGGTGGTCGCGCGGGCCGGTAAGCACAGCTTCGTCTGCGGGGACCTGTCGGGCCTCCGCAGCATCTTCTACGCCCGGCAGCCCGGCTGCATCTGGTCGACGAGTGCCCAGCGCCTGGCCGTGCACCAGGACGCGCTCCCGGACCTGCCGTTCCTGGCCGCACGGATCACCGCAGGAGCCGAACACTGGCCGGGGCGCACCGTCTACGACGGCGTGCACGCGGTTCCGGCGGGGTTCGGCCTTCTGCTGGGCGGGGAACCGGTGCTTGTCGACGTCAGCGGCTACGCCCCGTCGGCGACGCTGGAGCAGGGCGCGCCGGTGTCCGCCGACGCCTTGGAGCGGGCGGTGCAATGGCGGATGGAGGAGGCGGACGGGCTTGTCGGCGCCGATGTGTCCGGGGGATTGGACTCCTCCACTCTGGCCATTCTTGCCTCGCGTGCCGGGTCGATACGAGCGGTCACGTACGCGGACCGCTTCACCAGCAGCGAGGATCTGGACTTCGCCCGGCGGGTGGCGTCGCACATGGGCACGGAGCTGAAGGTCGGTGCGGGCGGGCCCAAGGAGCTGCCGTTCGGCTGGTCATGGGATCAGCCGGTGCCCGACCAGCCCGCGGCCCTGAGCCTGACGTGCGCTCAGCACGCCCTGTACTTACGTCCGGCGGCCGGGCTGCCGCTGCACTTCACCGGCAATGGCGGCGACATCGTCCTGGACTCGTGCAGCGCGGCGTGGATCGGGATGGTGCAGTGCGGCGACCGCCGCGCGGCCCGTCGGCAGGTGACCGGCTGGGCCAGGGCCCGGAACCGGCCACCGCGTGATCTGTGGCAGGCCGTGACCCGGGCGGCGTCCATCACCCATGACGAAGCGCTCACGCGGGCCGCCGACCGGGTGGAGCGCGCGGACTTCGGCCACCGGCGGTCAGGGGTGTGGTCCTGGTGCCACCTGGGCCAGTCCGCGAAGTGGCTGACCCCCCATGGCCGCGAGCAGGTCGCAGGCATGCTCCGGGAGGCCGCCTCGGCTGCGACGACGGAGGCCCGTGCGGACCTGGCCGAGCAGCGGACCTCGCTGCGCCTGGTGGGGGCGGATGCCCGGGACACGGTCCCGCTGACCCGTCCATGGCGGATACGGCAGGTGCACCCGTTCCTCGACAACCAGGTCGTACGGGCCGCGTTCACGATCACCCCGGTGGAACGGCACGGGGTGACCACCTTCAAGCCGCTGCTCGCCGCCGCGCTGCCCTTCCTACCGCCGTGGCTGACCGGGCGCACCTCCAAGGGCTCGTTCAGCCGTCAACTCACCGCCGGCATGGTGCACCACCGCCCGGCACTGGCCGACCTGATCCGTACCAGCCCGCTCGCCACGAACGGTCTTCTGGACGCCGAGCCGGCGCTCGCCGCCCTCGCCCGCGTCGGCGGAACGGCTGCGGGCGACCTGTACGACCTTCAGCGTCTGGTGATGACCTGCCAGTGGCTCGCCGCCCGCGAACGCCTGCTCACGACACCCGGGCGGGAGGCAGCGTGCTGACGATCCCCCAGCACGTCCATTTCGCCCGCTGCAGGGCGGCACTGCCGTGCTCGACCTGAAGAAGGGCCAGTGGCGGATGTTCTCCGGCGCCGGCGAGCGCATCTGGCTCGCCATCGCCCTGTACGGGGTCACGACCGGACTCGCCGAGGAACTTGCGGTTCCCGCTGGGCTCGACGTCGCGGCCGCCCGGCGAGCTGTCGACTCCTACGTAACCCACCTGATCGACACCGGTCTGCTGGCTCCACCAGGTCAGGAGCCCCACACGCCACGCTGGACGGTTCGGAGGCGGCATCGATGACGCAGATGATCCACGCTCCCGTGCCCCCGCCGTGGCGGCTGCGCGTTCTGGCGTACGCCGCGATCACTGCGGCGCTCGTAGTCAAAGCGGTGCCCGGCGACCGCCGTCGGATGGCGGTGCGACTGGCGGTGGCCCGCTCGGTGCGTGCACTGCCGCCGGCACAGCACGCACTGGTTCAGGACCTGTACGAGGCCGTGGTCGCCTGCCAGCCGCTGTGGTGGCGCGGGCAGATCGACTGCAAGGAACGGTCCCTGGCAACCGTCCTGGCCACCGCGCTCGCCGGGCGCCGATGCCACCTGGTCCTGGGCGCCCGCGCTCTGCCGGCCGCCTTCCACGCCTGGGT comes from Streptomyces sp. Mut1 and encodes:
- a CDS encoding asparagine synthase-related protein, which codes for MRVGPDCQVRVLASEQVRIALVGDFLLTTAEESGLLAAVAERRWSDLMALPGSYWVVARAGKHSFVCGDLSGLRSIFYARQPGCIWSTSAQRLAVHQDALPDLPFLAARITAGAEHWPGRTVYDGVHAVPAGFGLLLGGEPVLVDVSGYAPSATLEQGAPVSADALERAVQWRMEEADGLVGADVSGGLDSSTLAILASRAGSIRAVTYADRFTSSEDLDFARRVASHMGTELKVGAGGPKELPFGWSWDQPVPDQPAALSLTCAQHALYLRPAAGLPLHFTGNGGDIVLDSCSAAWIGMVQCGDRRAARRQVTGWARARNRPPRDLWQAVTRAASITHDEALTRAADRVERADFGHRRSGVWSWCHLGQSAKWLTPHGREQVAGMLREAASAATTEARADLAEQRTSLRLVGADARDTVPLTRPWRIRQVHPFLDNQVVRAAFTITPVERHGVTTFKPLLAAALPFLPPWLTGRTSKGSFSRQLTAGMVHHRPALADLIRTSPLATNGLLDAEPALAALARVGGTAAGDLYDLQRLVMTCQWLAARERLLTTPGREAAC
- a CDS encoding lasso peptide biosynthesis B2 protein, with the translated sequence MTQMIHAPVPPPWRLRVLAYAAITAALVVKAVPGDRRRMAVRLAVARSVRALPPAQHALVQDLYEAVVACQPLWWRGQIDCKERSLATVLATALAGRRCHLVLGARALPAAFHAWVMTVDGTHVGNGEAGGHDHPWTPVYTTA
- a CDS encoding transcriptional regulator; translation: MSRVGLARAVTDRAAELGHRGIGTDESRVRRWLKGETPRPPVPQLITDVINTRLGLHLTCADLGFPGPGDVEGARRHPDFPWEAPSTIDALTDIARSEFMLPTTRTGADAQGVHAGDDLLAPLQHWASAAPTGDGPEAVATRSGRIGTAQVKGIRAATATFRELDNRHGGALSRKAVLGQLDDAVAMLNSCSYTTATGQALFSAVADLGSVAGWMTFDAGRHASAQRLFVTALHAASEGGDKALGAHILQCMARQMSHLERYEDSLDLIALAQFGARRRLSPATVSMLASLEARFHAILGNLDESERAADHAQEAFTRVASGAEPAHMTFFDSAELSATIGVAHQIAAKHSTGSHRARRAEKSVALISHALDNRPEHRVRSKAFDHLGLARSYVAAEELDGALLETERALDLFGIIESRRVADRLVELHDEAEPFAGGRSGGRLRELIAAAAVV
- a CDS encoding DUF397 domain-containing protein, which produces MSDVAGLAWFKSSYSNNEGEACIEVAYNWHKSSYSGNTGGACVEVATCPHTVHVRDSKVTDGPTFAVAPTAWTAFLDHATAN